GCAAAGATAGCTGTTTTTTATTAAACCGCCAAGCTATTGACGACGATGATGACTATCGCGGTTATGACCCGCGCGGGCTCAGAATCATCCGCATTCTGCTGAAGGCCGGAGCTGACAAGGACATCGAGGACTACGACGGCAGGAAAGCTATTGATTACGCGACGGACAAGACAGTGAAGGACGCTCTGCGCTAAAGCGGGACTCCCCTCTTGTGTGCGTCTGATAAAATATTGGCTCACTCATTAACAGTTCAGGAGGGTAACAACATGACAGTACCGAGCGACATCGAAATTGCTCAGGCGGCGCATCCCCTGCCAATCACGCAGATAGCCGCGAAGTTAGGCATCTCTGAGGATGATTTGGAGCTTTACGGCAAATACAAAGCCAAAATCTCGCCCAGCGTCTTCAAGAGCCTCAAGGACAAGCCCGACGGAAAACTAATCCTCGTTACGGCAATCACCCCCACACCCGCCGGAGAAGGCAAGACCACAACCAGCGTAGGACTAACCGACGGCCTCAACAAGATCGGCAAGCGCGCGTGTGTTGCACTGAGAGAGCCTTCACTTGGCCCGAGCTTCGGCCTCAAAGGCGGGGCAGCAGGAGGCGGATACGCACAGGTTATCCCGATGGAGGACATCAACCTTCATTTCACGGGCGACCTTCACGCAATCACGACGGCACACAACCTCTGCGCGGCGATGCTGGACAATCACATTCAGCAGGGCAACGAGCTGGGCATTGACCCGCGAAAAGTAGTTTTCCGCAGAGTTATGGATCTCAACGAGCGCGCATTACGGAACATCGTTATAGGTCTCGGAGGCACAGCTAACGGAGTTCCGCGCGAGTCGGGCTTTGACATCACGGTAGCTTCTGAGGTTATGGCTATCTTCTGCCTCGCGTCTGACTTGATGGACTTGAAGGCTCGTCTTGGCCGCATGGTTCTTGCGTACACCTACGACAACAAGCCTGTAACCGTAAACGACATTCACGCGGCTGGTGCAATGGCTGTTTTGCTGAAGGACGCAATCAAGCCCAACCTCGCGCAGACGCTCGAGGGAAGCCCAGCGTTCATTCACGGCGGGCCTTTCGCGAACATTGCGCACGGGTGCAACTCGGTGCAGGCGACGCGTCTCGGCCTGAAGTGCGCTGATTACCTCGTAACAGAAGCAGGGTTCGGCGCGGATCTCGGTGCAGAAAAGTTCCTCGACATCAAGTGCAGGATGGCAGGGCTGAAGCCTGATGCGGTGGTCGTTGTTGCGACGGTGAGGGCACTGAAGATGCACGGCGGCCTTCCGAAGTCGGAGCTTGCGCGTGAAGACCTCGACGCTCTCGAAGCAGGAATACCGAACCTCCTCAAGCACATCGAGAACATCACGAAGTACGGCCTTCCTGTCGTTGTGGCAATAAACAAATTCCCGACCGACACGAACGCAGAACTTGCACTCGTCGCGAAGAAGTGCGAGGAGTTAGGCGCGTCGTTCGCACTGTCCGAAGTGTGGGAGAAGGGCGGAAACGGAGGAGTAGAACTAGCACAGAAGGTAGTTGACGCGTGCGAGAAACCGTCTGAGTTCAGGTTCATCTATGAGGCTGAGATGTCCCCGAAGGAGAAGATGACAGCCATAGCACGGGAGATTTACGGCGCGGACGGAGTAGACTTCACTCCGCAGGCACAGAAGGACTTGGAGCGCATTCACGAGCTCGGCAAAGATAACCTTCTTGTGTGTATGGCCAAGACACAGTACTCGCTCTCTGACGACCCCGCGAAACTCGGTCGGCCTTCAGGGTTCAGGGTAACGGTTCGTGAGGTCAGGCTCTCCGCAGGAGCTGGCTTCATGGTCGCGATAACGGGAAGCATAATGACGATGCCGGGACTGCCCAAGAAACCGGCGGCACTTAACATCGATGTTGACGAAGACGGAAAAATTACGGGGCTCTTCTAGCATGGACGGCGGGAACATCTCCCGCGCGTTCATCGGCGACTACCTCGCGGCTCTGGCTTCAAGTTCTGCGGCACCCGGCGGCGGAAGTTCTGCGGCACTCTCCGGCGCAATGGGGGCGGCTCTCGTGTCGATGGTCGCGAACCTCACGCTCGGCAGAGAGAAATATTCTGCTCATCAGGAGCTCGCGGAGTACACTACGATGAAGGCACGTGCTCTGATGCTCGAACTCACTGACTGCGTGCGCAAGGACATGACTGCGTTTGACGGGGTTATGGCGGCGTTCAAGCTCCCTAAGGGCACGGAAGAGAGAACAATTGCGGTTCAGGAAGCGTACAAAGTCGCTACGAGCGCACCCGTCGAGACGGCGGAAAAGTGCCTTGAGGTCATGAAGCTGGCTGAAGGCTTGCTGCACAAGTCCAATGTTACGGCGGCGTGTGATTTGTCGGCGGCGGCTCTCGAAGCTCGGGCAGGGATACTCATCGCGCTCGAGAACGTCGGCGTGAACTTGGCCGCAATCCGCGATGAAGAGTACGTCGAGGAGAAACGGGCATGGTCAGCGGACATTGACGGTGAATCGCGGAGGCTGCTTGACGTGATTCGTGCTGGTGTCGCTGAGATGACAGGAGGAAGGTAGAAGTTGGCAGTACTGATGAAGGGGTCAGAGGTCTCCTCGAGGATGAAGGAGATGCTCCTAGCGAAGGTTGCAGAGCTCAAGAAGGGCGGGAGTTCTCCTGCGCTCGCGATTGTGCGTGTCGGGCATCGTGAGGACGACTTGGTCTACGAACGCTCAATCATGAAGCGTTTTGCACCTCTGGGAATCGCTGTGAACGTTCACGAGCTCCCTGAAGACGTAACGCAGGCAGACTTTGACGCGGAGTTCATGAGGATAAACGATGACGCGGCTGTTCACGGAATACTGCTGTTCCGTCCGTTGCCCAAAGGTCTCAGCGACGAGTACGCGTGTCTTCACATGAACCACAAGAAGGACATTGACGGAATGAGCCCCGTTAATGCCGCGCGGATTTTTGCGGGTGAACACGAGGGGTTTGCGCCGTGCACGCCTTCTGCGGTAATGTCTCTGCTTGCGGGTTACGGCTACGACGTTGCGGGGAAGAATGTTGTTATTGTCGGCAGGAGCATGGTAGTCGGACGGCCTCTGTCGATGCTGATGCTCCGTGCGAACGCTACGGTAACTGTGTGCCACACCAAGACCAGCAGCCTGCCGGAAGTCTGCAGGAGGGCGGACATAGTCATAGCGGCGGCGGGACACCCGAAGATGCTCACGGCGGAGTACTTCACGAGGAAGAGCGTTGTTGTTGACGTTGGGATTGACGTTGACGAGAACGGGAACTTGTGCGGGGACGTGGACTTCGAGCGCGTAGAGAAAATCGTTCAGGCGATAAGCCCTGTGCCCGGAGGAGTAGGAGCGGTAACAACGTCAATCTTGGCCGAGAATCTCATCAAGGCCGCGAAGATGTTAGGGTAACACACAAAAATCCCCCTGCCTTCACGACGGGGGGATATCATTTATCTATTTCGCTTTTATCGAGCCCAGCGTCTCTTCAACTGCGCTGTTGTTCTCAGTGTCAGCTTTCGCCTTGATAGAGCCCAGTACCTGCTCTAGGTGCTTCTTGATGCCTAAACCAGCCCACGTTACTATCACGGCCTTGTTCTCCTCCTCAAAGCCTTTCACTGCCATGCGCCACTCATACCCGTTCAGCCTGAACCTGAACCTGTAGATTCCGGCCTTCCTGTCGTAAACAGGCCTTGAACCTTTCAGGCGTTTCGAGGTATTCCGCGCCATCTCCTCCGCAGTTATCCCGTTGAGGCTTTGCGCGAAGATGCCCAGCCCCATCGAGCCGTCGTAGGTCTCCATCATGAACGTCCCGTCGTCCTGCTTCCTTGCCCGCCAGCCGTACGGAACATCCGCCGTGAACTCCCCGAAGTCCCGAACCTTCCCGAAAGCTGACCCCGCCAGCATTGCGGCCAAGACAAGCGCGCACACAACACGCTTCATCATCACTTGCACGGCGAATACCCGCAGCTGAAGCAGTACTCACAGCCGGAAATCATCTCGAGGGGAGAGCCGCATTCCGGGCAGATTAAGGCTTTGTCTTTGCGGCGTGCATTCACGGCCTCGCGGTTGATGAGCTTCTCCAGAAGCAGGGCTATCGCGTCAGGGATTGAGCGCGCTACATGCTCCTCGTCGCAGTTCAGCATCCAGTATTCTTTTCCCGACAAACCCTTCAGCGTGTCAATGAAGTCCTCAAGGCTGCACCCGGAACGCAAGCCGATAGAAATTACGCGGGAGAGTGCCTCCGTCATTGCCTTCATCTCGCTTCCGCTCTTGCCGACGTTGATGAATATCTCGAAAGGGTCTTTCCCGTCAAGGTTCAGCGTTACGTAGATGCTGCCCCACGGGGTCGTGTCCTTTATGGTCTTGCCGAAAACTACGAGGCCGGGACGTTCCTTGACCCGCGCACTCTTCGGCTCAGGCTCTGGGTCGGGCTCCTCCTTCTTCACCTCTATCGGCTGGAACGAACGCGAGCCGTCCCGGTAAATCGTTATTCCCTTGCAGCCCATAGCATAGCAGTCGTCGTACACACGCCTGACATCGTCAACCGTCGCGGAGTTGGGCAGGTTCACCGTCTTGCTGATGCCGCTGTCAACTATCTGCGCGAAGATTCCTGTTACGTTCACGTGCTGCTGCGTCGTGATGTCGTAC
This genomic interval from Synergistaceae bacterium contains the following:
- a CDS encoding formate--tetrahydrofolate ligase: MTVPSDIEIAQAAHPLPITQIAAKLGISEDDLELYGKYKAKISPSVFKSLKDKPDGKLILVTAITPTPAGEGKTTTSVGLTDGLNKIGKRACVALREPSLGPSFGLKGGAAGGGYAQVIPMEDINLHFTGDLHAITTAHNLCAAMLDNHIQQGNELGIDPRKVVFRRVMDLNERALRNIVIGLGGTANGVPRESGFDITVASEVMAIFCLASDLMDLKARLGRMVLAYTYDNKPVTVNDIHAAGAMAVLLKDAIKPNLAQTLEGSPAFIHGGPFANIAHGCNSVQATRLGLKCADYLVTEAGFGADLGAEKFLDIKCRMAGLKPDAVVVVATVRALKMHGGLPKSELAREDLDALEAGIPNLLKHIENITKYGLPVVVAINKFPTDTNAELALVAKKCEELGASFALSEVWEKGGNGGVELAQKVVDACEKPSEFRFIYEAEMSPKEKMTAIAREIYGADGVDFTPQAQKDLERIHELGKDNLLVCMAKTQYSLSDDPAKLGRPSGFRVTVREVRLSAGAGFMVAITGSIMTMPGLPKKPAALNIDVDEDGKITGLF
- a CDS encoding cyclodeaminase/cyclohydrolase family protein, with the protein product MDGGNISRAFIGDYLAALASSSAAPGGGSSAALSGAMGAALVSMVANLTLGREKYSAHQELAEYTTMKARALMLELTDCVRKDMTAFDGVMAAFKLPKGTEERTIAVQEAYKVATSAPVETAEKCLEVMKLAEGLLHKSNVTAACDLSAAALEARAGILIALENVGVNLAAIRDEEYVEEKRAWSADIDGESRRLLDVIRAGVAEMTGGR
- a CDS encoding bifunctional 5,10-methylenetetrahydrofolate dehydrogenase/5,10-methenyltetrahydrofolate cyclohydrolase; this encodes MAVLMKGSEVSSRMKEMLLAKVAELKKGGSSPALAIVRVGHREDDLVYERSIMKRFAPLGIAVNVHELPEDVTQADFDAEFMRINDDAAVHGILLFRPLPKGLSDEYACLHMNHKKDIDGMSPVNAARIFAGEHEGFAPCTPSAVMSLLAGYGYDVAGKNVVIVGRSMVVGRPLSMLMLRANATVTVCHTKTSSLPEVCRRADIVIAAAGHPKMLTAEYFTRKSVVVDVGIDVDENGNLCGDVDFERVEKIVQAISPVPGGVGAVTTSILAENLIKAAKMLG